Proteins encoded together in one Miscanthus floridulus cultivar M001 chromosome 16, ASM1932011v1, whole genome shotgun sequence window:
- the LOC136513939 gene encoding uncharacterized protein: MEGLTSSEIAGFVVGALLLGATIAAPKVDGFIASSQRRSLGMCKRCGDLRIVACSQCKGTGSARNGRILNLGMLDDLYESLGAEAKTDNLVPCTKCRSRGRLLCPECSKIA; the protein is encoded by the exons ATGGAGGGGCTGACGTCCAGCGAGATCGCCGGCTTCGTGGTGGGTGCCCTGCTTCTCGGCGCCACCATCGCTGCCCCCAAGGTCGACGGCTTCATTGCCTCCTCCCAAAGAAG GTCACTAGGTATGTGCAAGAGGTGTGGTGATCTTCGGATTGTAGCATGCTCGCAGTGCAAAGGAACAGGCTCAGCTCGGAACGGACGGATACTCAATCTGGGCATGCTGGATGATCTCTACGAGTCCCTTGGAGCTGAAGCCAAGACTGACAATTTGGTTCCTTGCACAAAGTGCAGGTCGAGAGGGCGTCTCTTGTGTCCAGAGTGCTCCAAGATCGCTTGA
- the LOC136513465 gene encoding uncharacterized protein, giving the protein MENNRIRKMKQLGNFNLPDFFNYLLHDLYPAKQKKFSFQHLFLKGDDRHSSTTAWLICRACRVDGQELHQVKENRLGSTMPVEEIRSGFDTRGTELEGIDSTVLMRALRWLEQQGKAAIFKVNDSGGVKFM; this is encoded by the exons ATGGAGAATAATAGGATACGAAAGATGAAGCAGCTGGGGAATTTCAACCTTCCAGACTTCTTCAACTACCTCCTTCAC GATCTCTATCCCGCGAAGCAAAAGAAGTTTTCCTTTCAGCACTTGTTTCTGAAG GGTGATGACCGGCACTCATCCACAACTGCATGGTTGATTTGCCGGGCGTGCCGAGTGGATGGACAGGAACTACACCAG GTAAAGGAGAATCGATTGGGGAGCACAATGCCTGTTGAAGAAATACGCTCTGGATTTGACACTCGAGGAACTG AACTTGAGGGGATTGATAGCACTGTTCTAATGCGTGCTCTGAGATGGCTGGAACAACAGGGAAAAGCTGCTATATTCAAGGTCAACGATTCTGGAGGTGTAAAGTTCATGTGA